One window from the genome of Rhodococcus sp. ABRD24 encodes:
- a CDS encoding enoyl-CoA hydratase, with protein MMRRGRKTLVALDSGDWCFGRIVGRRRCESGVRVQLLEHDARGKHLIFTVADSNTGDGFAL; from the coding sequence ATGATGCGTCGCGGACGCAAGACACTCGTTGCTCTCGACAGCGGCGACTGGTGCTTCGGCAGGATCGTCGGAAGACGACGCTGCGAGTCCGGCGTCCGCGTGCAGTTGCTCGAGCACGACGCGCGGGGCAAGCACCTGATCTTCACAGTCGCCGATTCGAACACGGGAGATGGCTTCGCCCTGTGA